TGTTTCCCGCGAAATATTTCCGGCTCCTGCTGGAGGTGTTCGGCGATGCCGCCGAGATCCTCACGGTGTTCGACGGTGACAAGCCGTTATGCGGCGTGCTGTCGTTCATCGATAAGCGCGAGATTTTGCCGTATTATGCCGGGGGTGGCATTGCGGCGCGGGGCCGTGGCGGTCATGATTTCATGTATTGGCAGGTGGTGCGCCGGGCGATTTCGCTCGGGTGCGACACGTTCGATTTCGGGCGCAGCAAGCGCGAGACCGGCCCGCACAAGTTCAAGACCAACTGGGGATTTACGCCGACGCCGTTGGGTTATCAGTTTTATCTGCGGCCCGGCGCGAGCATGCCGGACACCAATCCGCTCAGCCCGAAATATCAGCGCAAGATCGAGATGTGGAAGCGCCTGCCGCTGGGGGTGGCCAATGCGCTGGGGCCGATGATCGTGCGGGGGCTGGGGTGATGCGCGATCTGATGTTTCTGTGCCACCGGATTCCCTACCCGCCGGACAAGGGCGACAAGATCCGGGCGTATCATCTGATCGAGCATCTGCGTGCCCGGTTCCGGGTTCATCTGGGCTGTTTCATCGATGATCCGGCGGATGCGGTGCATTTGCCGGCCTTGCGCGCTCGGGTGGCGAGCCTCGGGTGTTTCCCGCTCGATCCTCGCCGGGCGCGCCTGCGGGCGTTGTGGCGCTGCCGTCCGGGGATGCCGTTGCTGACCGGGTATTTTCATGATCCGGCGCTGGCTTCCTGGGTGGATGCAACGGTGCGGGAGCAGGGTGTCAGCCAGATCGTCGTGTTTTCGGCGGCGATGGCCCAATATGCCGACCGGATTTCGGGCATGCCGAAACTGCTCGATTTTGTCGATATCGATTCCGAGAAATTCGCGGCCTATGGCCGGACGTCCGCGTGGCCGAAGCGGCTGGTCTGGGCGCGGGAGGGGCGGACGCTGCTTGCCTATGAGCGCGCGGCGGTGCGGCGGTTCGATCGGAGCCTGTTCGTCTCCGAGGCGGAACGGGGGCATTTCACCCGGCTGGCCCCCGAATCCGAGGCGTTGACCATGGCGATCGGCAATGGGGTGGACCTCGATTATTTCAGTCCCGATTTCGCGGGCGCGTCGCCTTTGCCGGTGGGGCGGAAGATCATTCTGTTCACCGGGGCGATGGATTACCGGCCGAATATCGAGGCGGTGCGGTGGTTCGTGGATGAGGTGATGCCTGACCTTGGGGCTTTCGATCCGTTATTCGTGATCGTGGGTTCGAATCCGGGGCCGGCGGTTTTGGGGCTTGCGCGGGAAGGCTCGGTGATGGTGACCGGGCGGGTGGCGGATACCAGGCCGTATCTTGCGCGGGCGGATCTGGTGGTGGCACCGTTGCAGATCGGGCGCGGGGTGCAGAACAAGGTGCTGGAGGCGATGGCGATGGCGCGGCCGGTGCTGGCGACTTCAGCGGCGTTCACCGGGATCGCGGCGGTGGCGGGGCGGGATCTGCTGGTGGCGGATGGGGCGGCTTGTTGGATCGATCAGGCGGTTTCGGTTCTGGCGGGGCGGCATGGCGCGATGGGGATGGCGGCGCGGCTGGCGGTTGAGGCGCGGCATTCCTGGGCGCGGGCGCTGGCGCCGCTGGATGCGGTGCTGGGAGTTCCGGCGCCGGTGGGCACGATGGAAGAGCAGGTTTCGGCATGAGTGTTGTGACATCGAGGGTACCGCGGATCGATATACCGGCGCGGTATCGGGCGTCGCTGGGGGTGCTGGGGGTGGCGCTGGCGGTGATGGGGGTACTGTTTCATGCCGAGATCGTGGCGGCGGTTCAGGTGTGGTCGGCTTCGACCGCGTATAATCATTGTTTTCTGATTCTGCCGATCGCGGTCTGGCTGGCGTGGGACCGGCGGGGGCGGTTGCGGGGGTTGACGCCGGCACCGGAGGCGCTCGCGATTCTGCTGGCGGTGCCGTTCGCGATCGGGTGGCTGGCGGCGGATCGGCTCGGGATCATGGAGGGGCGGCAGCTTGCGGCGATGGGGATGGTGCAGGCCCTGCTGCTCGGGGTGCTGGGGCGGCGGGTTTATCGGGCGATGGCGGCGCCGTTTCTGTATCTGATTTTTCTGGTGCCGTTCGGCGGGTTTCTGGTGCCGGCGCTCCAGCAGTTCACGACCGATTTCGTCGATGCCGGGCTGCGGGTGCTCGGGATTGCCTATTTCACCCATGGCTACACGATCGAGATTGCGCAGGGGGCGTTTCATATCGCGGAGGCGTGTGCGGGGTTGCGGTTTCTGATTGCGGCGATCGCGTTCAGTGTTTTGTATGCGCTGCTGATTTTTCGTTCGACGACGCGGCGGCTGACGTTCATTGCGGTGGCGGTGACGGTGCCGGTGATTGCCAACGGATTTCGGGCACTCGGGATCGTCTGGCTCGGGCATGAGCTGGGGAGCGCCAAGGCGGGGGCGACCGATCATGTGCTGTATGGCTATATTTTCTTTTCGATCGTGCTGTTCATTCTGATCCTGCTCGGGCTGCCGTTCCGCCAGGACGGGACGCGACCGGGGGCGGGGGTTGCGGCGGTGGATGAGCCGGCGCCGGCGATGCGGGCGAGTTTGATGCCGGCGGTGGCGATACCGGGGTTTGCGCTGGTGATCGTGGGGTTGGCCGGGATGGTTTCGGCGCAGGCGGCGGCGTCGGCGGTACGGTTGCCGGTGGCCCCTGCGGGCTGCACGGCGCTGGCGGGCGGGGCGCGGTTTCCGGCGGGGGGACGGGCGGTGCGGTTTGCCTGCGCCGATGGGGTGACCGCGACGATCGCGCTGTTTCCGCCACGGACCGATCCGAAGCCGCTATTCGATGCGCGCAGAAAGTTGAGTCTCGCGGATACGCGGGAGGCATTCATCAACTATGTCGAGATTCCGCACGCCGATCCGGGGTTGTGGACGCTGGTGACGACCAAGCACATGAACCACACCACGCTCAGTGCGTTGTTCGTGGACGGGCGGGGGACCAACGGTAATTTGCGGACGCGGTTGCGGCTGGCCTGGGCGGATTTGTTCGGGCATCCGAGCCAGCCGATTGCGATGGTGTTCGAGGCGGCGGGGCCACGGGCGACGGCGCTGCCGAAGCTGGAGGCGTTCGTGCAGGGGCAGACGCTGGGGACGGCGGTTCTCGGGCGGATGGCGCAATGAAAGGCGGATATTTGTTGCGATATCGTAACGATGTGGGCGTGCGAAAGTTGTGGGGTTCAGCGGGATTTTTTTGGTTTTCGGATGGTGTCGTAGCGGAGTGGCGAGCCGGGGGGATAGACCGGGATGAAGTTGCGGGGGTTGGCGGGGTTGGGGATGAAATAGCAGATGCTGCGATCGTCGAGGTCGGGCGGCGCGGGCGGCGGGATGGGTTGGGGCGCGGGTTTGGGGCGGGGTCGGCGCGGACGTTTGGGCAGAGCAAGGAGGGCGGGGGGTTTGATGCCGCAGAGGTGGCAGAGCGGGCGGAGGATGCGGGGGATGGCCGGGTTGCGGGCGATTGCCTCCTGCATGTCCGGCGTGGTGAGGAGGTGTTCGATCTGGGCGATGAAGCCGTTGACCGTGTAATGGGCGAAGGTGCGGCGGAGGATGCCGAAGCGGCGCGGCAAGGGCGGCCGCGGGCCGAGGCTTGCGGTGTGCCAGTTGCGGAGCCATGCCGGGGGGCGGGATTCGCGCGGGGAGACGGGTTGGGGGCGCGGGGAGCGCGGGCGGAGCGGGCCGGGGGTTGCGGCGATGGCGTCGAGCAGGCGGTTGATCAGGCTGCTGAAGCGGGCGTCCAGGAGGCAGAGCAGCGGGAGGGCGATGCCGAGGAGTTTGTGCTGGGTGGCCATGGTCTCACGCAGTTTGCGCGCGGTGAAGGTGAGTTTTTCCTTCAGGGTGAGAGGGGTGTAGGTGGGGGTCCAGGGCATTGCGATTGTATACGCCCGGAGGGTGGGGGGTGAGAAAGGGGGAATGAAAGCGCTTCCGCATTTTATCGCAAAACATGGATTTTGATGCGGAGACCCGAAATTGGCGAGACCGGTTCGCCGACTCACTGGAGGCTAGGACGTGTTTTACAATCTGAAACGGCGCATGGGCCGGTGGCGGCTCGAACGAAGTATTCACGGTGTTTTCGAGACACCGCCGATCAGAGTGAGTTCGGCTCCGTGGGCCGTCGTTTCGATGGTTGGCGACGCAGACATCGCTATGTACCTTCTGGCGATCAAAACATTTTATCGAAAACTGGGTGCCGGCAAGATCGTTGCAATTGTTTCTCGAAATATGAAAGAGGACGATCTGGACAAGATAAAGTATCATGTTAGTGGAATTGAAATACAGATTATCGACGAGATTGAAGTAAGTGGCTATCAACGCGGCGGATGTTGGGAACGCCTAATTTATATATTAAATCGTTTAGATCATGAATTTGTTATTCAACTTGATTGCGACACCATAACTATCGGAAATGATATTGATGAAATAATCAAAAGGGTCGAATCTAACGTCAGTTTTGCGTATGCGGACGGCAACAGACCTGTCATGTCCATGGCGGCAGCCGGTATCGAAGCAAGATTATCCAAATCAAACTATGTGGGGTTGGCGTTGGAACGGTCATTTTGCGATTGGCCAAAAGCTGATCATCTCATGTACTGTCGCGGCTCCGCGGCGATTGCAGGTTTTGCAAAAGGTAGTGGTGATTTGAATTCACTGGAGTTTTTTTATACGAACATGAAGATGTCCCTTCAAGATCGATGGCAGGAATGGGGAACCGAACAATGCGCTTCAAATTTCATGATAGCTAATTCGGCAAATGTTTCGATGTTACCATTTCCAGCATATGCGACCTATCCCGGCTGCGGGAGTGACCGAGAAGTCAAGATGTTTCATTTTCTGGGCAGTGTTCGGTATCGTGATGGATACTATGGTCGGAAAGGTAAGGCTATTATCAACGGAGAACTAAGAACTGAATCTAGGAGGATCGCTGGATGAACCGCCGTCCACCCGCCGTAAATATCCGTTGGTTGCCAAACTATCTCAAGGTCTTCGGTGCTCAACAAGGCATGCTGTTATTCTGGCGAATATTTCGCTTCGACCGCGCCAACCGGAGTATCCCTGTGCCCGTCATCGTTCCCGAATTGGGAGAGGTTTGGTTACGGGCAGTCACCCGCGACCATGCAATCTTTCAGCAAATCTGGGTCAAGCGGGAGTATGATCTGGCAGTTGCTGCGCCACGCCACTTTCACAAACTTATGGATACCTACTCGGCAATTTTGGCAAGAGGAACCAAGCCTCTGATTTTGGATGCGGGTGCACACGTTGGTATGAGTGTTCTATGGTGGCGTCGTTTGTTTCCAAAGGCTTTAATCGTTGCGGTTGAACCGTCTTCCGAAAATCTTGCAATACTGCGGAAGAATGTCGTCGGATTGAATGATGTGATTGTGTTGGCCGCCGCTCTCGCAGGTGAGCTAGGTTCGTTGCGAATTATAGACACCGCAGCGAGCGGGTCTGCGGTCCGCGTCGGACATGAAGGAACAGGTCATATTGTTCCTGCAGTAACAGTCGCGCATGTACTTGAGCAGGTAGGAGCGTCCGAAATATTACTCGCAAAGATCGATATTGAAGGCGGAGAAGCAGGTCTCTTTTCGGGCGATCTTGGCTGGCTAGATCATACTTATGCGCTGGCGGTTGAGACTCATGACTGGCTTTATCCTGGACAGGGAACGAGCAAATCAATGCTTGCAGCAATAGCGAATCGACATTTTGACTTTTTGACAAGCGGCGAAAATACGCTACTTTTTAAATATTGAAATTTACCTGGTGGTTTCTGTTCATTGTAGTTTTCAGAAATATGAAGAGTTATAGACTCGCAAGGAATGGCGGGTAATGCATTTATTTAAGATTTTCATGATTTTCTCTTGAAAATTGCGCAGTATTAGTGATCCTTGGGAGACGTGATGAATCGGTGGTGGATGCGGTTTTCGAGACGTCCGGTTAAATTGGTTCGCCAATTGCGGCTGTTGCGGGATGATCCGGCGAAATTCGGGCATAATCTGACGCAGTTTACCGATCCGGCGCTGTTCGAGCGGCGGTTGATCGACATCATGAACCCAATGCCGATGCATGTGAGGCTCGATCCGGCGCTCGAAGGCGCGCCGGCGTTGAATGTTTTGAGTTCCGCGCTGACGAAGGACGGGATGACCGGCGGGCCGAATACGATTCTCAACCTCGCCTTTCGGGTGGCGCGATGCGGGGTGAAGGTGCGGCTGGTGACGACGGTGGAGGCATCGACACTGGAGCGGGAGTGGTTTCGGGCGCATATTGCGAGTCTGGTGGGGGGCGGCGATCTGCCGGAGGTACCGATCGTCTCGGCGGCGGATGCGCGGGCACCGCTCGCGATCGGGGCGCGGGATCGGTTCATGGCGACGCATTGGACGACGGCGCAGCAACTCAAGCGGGTTCTGCCGTTATTGGCGCGCCCCCGTTTTTTTTACATGATCCAGGAATTCGAGCCGAGTTTTTATGCGTGGTCGAGCAATTACGCGCTGGCGATGGAGACGTTGAGCCTCGATTTCTGGCCGGTGTTCAATGAGCGGGTGCTGTGCGATTTTTTTGTGCGCCAGAAGATCGGGCGGTTTGCCACGGATGATCGGGTGGATGAGCAACTCGTTTTCGAGCCGGCGATCGAGCGGCGGATGTTTCATCCGCGCACCGGCGCGGCGCGGCCGGGGCCGAAGCGGCTGTTGTTTTATGCCCGGCCGAGCAACACACGGAATCTGTTCGGGTTGGGGCTGACGGCGCTGCGCGAGGCGACAAGGAGTGGGGTGTTTGCCGAAGGGTGGGAGTTCCTCGCGATCGGCGGGCGGGGCGGTGTGCCGGAGATGGCGCTTTCGGGCGGACATCGGCTGCGACCGGCACCGTGGTTCGGGTATGCCGATTACGGCCAGTTTTTGCGTGATGCGGATGTGCTGCTGTGCCCGATGCTGTCGCCGCACACGAGTTATCCGGTGCTCGAAATGGTTGCCTGTGGCGGGGTTTCGGTGACCAACACGTTCGAGACCAAGACCAGGGTGATGCTGGAGGGGATTTCGGCGAATATCCTTGCTTCGGCACCGACGGTCGAGACGATGACGGCGGATATTGTTGCGGCTGGCGAGCGGGTTAATCGGGGCGAGGTGGTCGCGGCACCGCCGCTGATGCCGCAAGAATGGGGGGAGACGCTGGACCCGGTGGCGCGGCGGATCGTGGAGCTGTTCGCATTGCCGGACTAGGCGGGCTAGGGGTGGGCATGACTCCCGAGGATAATTCCAGCGACGCGCTTGTGGTGATCGTTCTGCATTATCGCGGGGTCGATGACACGATGGCGTGTCTGGCCTCGATTTTCGAGGATCGCGCGGCACCGGTTCGGGTGTTGTTGGTGGATAACGGCTCGGGCGATGATATCGCGGCGCGGTTGCAGGCGCGGTTTGCCGATGTCGCCGTGCTGACCCTGCCGGAGAATCGAGGGTGGGCCGGGGGCAATAATGAGGGGATCGCCTGGGCGATGCAGCGGGGGGCGGCCTTCGTGTGCCTGCTGAACAACGACACGCTGATTGCGCCGGGGAGTTTTACGGCGTTGCTGCGGCGATCGCGCGAGGCGCATCCATGCCTGGTGCAGCCGGCGATCGATTATCTCGATCCGGCGGAGGGGGCGCAGATCGATCCGGCCCAGTGGTCGGGTTATGCACCGTTACGGGCGGGGGACAGCGTTTATGCGCTCGATTTTGCCTATGGGGCGTGCCTGATGATTCCGGTTTCGGTGTTTCGGATGATCGGGGTGTTCGATGAGCGGTTTTTTCTGCAATTGGAGGAGACGGATTTTTATTATCGGGCGCGACGGCGGGGGATTCCGTCGCTCTGCGATGTCGGGGTTCGAATCAGGCACGCGGAATCGCGTTCGTTCGGGGGGCGGGTGACGCCGGACAAGACGTATTATCTGGTACGGAACAGTTTGTTGCTGGCGGCGAGGAATGCGGTGCGGCCCGGTATCGCGATCGGGGTTCTGCGGCGGGCTTATTGGGGGGTTTCGGCGCGGGGGGCGTTGGGTGAGAAACCTGCGGCATGGCGGGTGCTCGTGTGGTTGCTGTCGGGACACGATCATGCATGCGCGGCGCGCGACGGGATACGCGATTTCGTGTTCCGGCGATTCGGGGCGCGGCGGCGGTGGTAAACAACTTTTGCGTGATAATGATGCGTGGTGGCAGCGGATACTTTGAGTTGCACACGCGCGATCCCAGGCACGGCGTTCGGCGGAGGACGGGATCGCGGACTATGCCGACGTGCGAAAAATTCCTGAAAATAACAACGGTTTCTTAAGGATGAATCAGGGATAACCGAGGCAGAGCCAAAATGGTCTCCTTGTTGTTACGAGGATCGATCGCTGGAAACTGCCTCAGGAATGTTACATATCATAGGTTGCAAATTTTAGATAAGTTTGCGTAATATGATTTTGCGAGACCATTTTGAGAATGTCTCGTAGCAACTGAGGGTTGCTTTCGTCCTGTTAAGCTGATTTTGCGCCCTCCAACCTTTCAGGAGCCTTCATGTCAACATCGCTTACCCCAACCGGATTCACGGCCGCCCCCGTTGTGCCTCAGGCCGATGGGACCGGGCAGATCGTCGGGCTCAATTTGCAGAATACCGGCAGCACGGTGCTCGCGGCGCAGCCGACGAGTTTCGGCGAGACCTTCATGGCGGGGGCGGTGCAGCCGGGGGATACGCTGACCGCGACGATCGGCGGCCAGGTTTATGCGGTGCAGATGGACGCGAAGACGTTCAACCCGGATGGGTCGGTCGCGATGGCGGTGCTGACGGTGGATGCGCCGGCGCTGCCGCCGGATTCGACTACGGGGGCGATGATTTCGGTGGGCGGGACGCCGGCGGGGATTGCGTCACCGGGGGCGGATCTGGCTTCGGCGCTCAATGGCTATACGTTGACTGCGACGCTCGCCGTTACTGCCAACGCGGGAGGGACAACCGGGACGCAGCAGGTGAATATCGGGGCGGCGGTTGCGGCGGCGCTGGCGAACGGCACCGCGACGATGTGGCTGAACGGGTCGCTGGCGCAGGAGGCGATCGTCAGTATTCCGGTGACGGGGTCGCTGCGGATCGAGGCGGATGTGACCGCTTATGCCAATGGGAAGATTTCGGCGGATCTGCAGTTCAACAACGATATCGCGATGAGCAATGCGGGCGGGACGATCACCTATTCGACGACCATTACCCAGAATGGCGTGGTGGTGAGCAGCCAGCCGAGTTTGACGCAGTATCAGTATCAGGATTGGAGCACGACGGTCGGGACCGCGCCGGCGGCGGGGGCGCTGAATATTCAGGAGAATATTCCGTATCTCGAGGCGACCGGGGCGGTGCAGAATTATGATACGCAGTATGGTATCGGCAGTGGGCAGATATCGAGTGAGGCTGCGGCAATTGCGGCACCGGGATGGAATGCGCCGCTCGGGACCGATGGCATCACGCAATATATGCCAGGGCCCGGGGGCCGGGGCGATATCGGGCCGACGACCCAGTCGAATGCGGACTGGCTGATCTCGCAGAACGCGACGGCCGCGGCCTATGCGCTGGGACAGGCGCAGGAAGCGGGTTCGGTGCCTTGGCATTTCTATGATCCGACGACCAATGGCGCGTTTCTCAACACGGCGGATAGTCCCGGGATCTGGACCGATCCGCGTGGAAATCCTGGCCTGACCCAAGTTGTCAGCAGTTCCACGGGATGGCAGACCGATCCCGCTCATATGCCGGATTTGTCGTTCGATGCGTATCTGCAAACGGGGAATGTGCAGTATCTGGAGCAGTTGAATGCGCAGGCGAGCTTTGCCGAGACGGATGCCTATCCGCCATCAAACACACGCAATGATGGTCAGGGTCTGGTGGTCCACGGCCAGCAGATTCGAGCCTCCGCATGGGCGCTGCGGGAGCTTCAGGAGGCGGCATATGCCAATCCGGCGGGGTCCGCGGATAAGGCGTATTTCACCCAGATGGTGAACACCAACTATTCGTGGCTGGTTTCGATGATTCCAACCTGGACCTTGGAAGAAGGGCAGGCTCATGGTTACCTACCCGGCTCATATGGAACTTCGGGCGTTTTGCCTCCCTGGCAGGAAGATTATTTTGCAAGTTCGGTTATTCAGGGTGCTGAGATGGGTATCCAGGATGCCGTCACTTACCTAGCATGGTCATCAAATTTCTATGTCGGGCGGTTTTTTGCTGATGCGGAGGGCTTCAATCCCAAAGATGCGATCGTGTACAATCTCACGGTTGTAACGGGTACGAACCATGGATTGAACAGCGGCGCTCCTTTCTACACGACCTGGGCGGCTATCGAGCAAGCAAATGAGGCGGCGGGCGACTCGAATGTGGCCGGTTCCGGTATGGGGAGCGGGTGGGGGCAGAGCCAAGGGGATTATGGCGCGCTGGCGTTGCAGACTCTGGCCGGGGTTATCACGGTCAGTACGATGAATGCGGCTAATGCGGCGACGATGGGGGTTTATCAGTATCAGGCGATGCAGGCGTTCGGGTGGCTGCTGGCCAGCGGGGCGCCGTATATCAGTCCGAATTCGACGGCGAGCACGACGCCGCAGTTTTCGATCGATCCGCGGTTGGCGAACGGGCAGTTGCTGTCGTTCGGGAATGTGACGATTTCGACCGATACGACGCCGACCGTGCTCAGCCCGGTGGATTCGACGGAGAATGCGCTGATTTATGCGGGGTCGGGTGCGGATACGCTGGTGGGGGGGAAGGGGATCAATCTGCTGTTCGGCGGGTCGGGCAGCGATGTGATTTTCGGCGGGCCGAACGGGAATGATATTTTCGCGGGGTCGGGCAACGAGACGATCGTGGCCGGGGGCGGGGCGAATTACATTCAGGCGAGCAGCACGGCGCTGCTGACCGCGGGGACCGGGCAGGATCTGTTCGTGATCGATACCCAGGCGAGCGGGACGGTGACGATTTCCGGGTTCAACGCGGCGCTCGATCGGCTCGATCTGGTCGATGCCAGCGGGGGTGCGCTTTCGAGCCTGGTCAGTACCGTGGTGGGGGGGGCGCAGACTGTCGCGGGCGGGGTGGTGCTGAAGGTTTCGCCGACCGAGACGGTGACGATCGAGACCGTGAACGGGGCGACGGTGAGCGCGGCGTGGTTTGACGAACAGGCGCAGGCGCTCGGCACGGTGACGGGGGCGACGTCTTCCATCGGAGGGTCGGGCAGTACGACCGGGGCGGGGGCGCCGAGCGTGGGCGGGGGCAGTGTGCCGCCGGTGGTGACGAGCCCGGTGGTGACGAGTATCGCGGGGGGTGGGTTTATCGCCGGGGATGTCTCGGTTGGCGGGTCGGGTTCCATCGAGGGCGGGAGCGGGGCGGCGACGGTGACGGTGGGTGCCAGCGGCGTGACATCGATCGTCGGCGGAGGTGGGGCGATCACCGTGACCGGCGGGGCGGGGAGTTTCCAGTTTCTCGGCGGCGCGGGGGCGGCATTCATCAACCTGCAGGGGACGGCGGGCGATGGGAATGTGATCACCGGGACCGGCAACACCACGATCAATTCCGGGACCGGGCATGATTATATCGATATCAGCAATGCGAGTACGACCGGATCGGTGGTGATCAACGGGTATTCCTTCGTGAATAATCCGATCAATTATCTCGGGTTTGCCAATAACGATTATTTGCGGTCGGCGGCGTTCAATGCATCGGGCGGGGTTCTGACCCTGGTGGATGGGCAGGTGATTCAGCTGAATTATGCCGAGGCCAGTACGGCTTCGGGCAGTGTGGCGAGCCAGCCAAGCGGAACCTCGATCCAGGTGGTGACGCTCGATCAGTCGGGGCAGGCTTACACGGGGGGGGCGGGGCCGGTTATTCTGGACGATGAGAGCGGGTTCAATACGATCACCGGGGGAAGCGGCGGGTTGAACCTTACCGACGACAAGGGGCAC
This sequence is a window from Acidiphilium acidophilum. Protein-coding genes within it:
- a CDS encoding TIGR03087 family PEP-CTERM/XrtA system glycosyltransferase, whose product is MRDLMFLCHRIPYPPDKGDKIRAYHLIEHLRARFRVHLGCFIDDPADAVHLPALRARVASLGCFPLDPRRARLRALWRCRPGMPLLTGYFHDPALASWVDATVREQGVSQIVVFSAAMAQYADRISGMPKLLDFVDIDSEKFAAYGRTSAWPKRLVWAREGRTLLAYERAAVRRFDRSLFVSEAERGHFTRLAPESEALTMAIGNGVDLDYFSPDFAGASPLPVGRKIILFTGAMDYRPNIEAVRWFVDEVMPDLGAFDPLFVIVGSNPGPAVLGLAREGSVMVTGRVADTRPYLARADLVVAPLQIGRGVQNKVLEAMAMARPVLATSAAFTGIAAVAGRDLLVADGAACWIDQAVSVLAGRHGAMGMAARLAVEARHSWARALAPLDAVLGVPAPVGTMEEQVSA
- a CDS encoding FkbM family methyltransferase, yielding MNRRPPAVNIRWLPNYLKVFGAQQGMLLFWRIFRFDRANRSIPVPVIVPELGEVWLRAVTRDHAIFQQIWVKREYDLAVAAPRHFHKLMDTYSAILARGTKPLILDAGAHVGMSVLWWRRLFPKALIVAVEPSSENLAILRKNVVGLNDVIVLAAALAGELGSLRIIDTAASGSAVRVGHEGTGHIVPAVTVAHVLEQVGASEILLAKIDIEGGEAGLFSGDLGWLDHTYALAVETHDWLYPGQGTSKSMLAAIANRHFDFLTSGENTLLFKY
- the xrtA gene encoding exosortase A, producing the protein MSVVTSRVPRIDIPARYRASLGVLGVALAVMGVLFHAEIVAAVQVWSASTAYNHCFLILPIAVWLAWDRRGRLRGLTPAPEALAILLAVPFAIGWLAADRLGIMEGRQLAAMGMVQALLLGVLGRRVYRAMAAPFLYLIFLVPFGGFLVPALQQFTTDFVDAGLRVLGIAYFTHGYTIEIAQGAFHIAEACAGLRFLIAAIAFSVLYALLIFRSTTRRLTFIAVAVTVPVIANGFRALGIVWLGHELGSAKAGATDHVLYGYIFFSIVLFILILLGLPFRQDGTRPGAGVAAVDEPAPAMRASLMPAVAIPGFALVIVGLAGMVSAQAAASAVRLPVAPAGCTALAGGARFPAGGRAVRFACADGVTATIALFPPRTDPKPLFDARRKLSLADTREAFINYVEIPHADPGLWTLVTTKHMNHTTLSALFVDGRGTNGNLRTRLRLAWADLFGHPSQPIAMVFEAAGPRATALPKLEAFVQGQTLGTAVLGRMAQ
- a CDS encoding rhamnosyltransferase WsaF family glycosyltransferase, which encodes MRLLRDDPAKFGHNLTQFTDPALFERRLIDIMNPMPMHVRLDPALEGAPALNVLSSALTKDGMTGGPNTILNLAFRVARCGVKVRLVTTVEASTLEREWFRAHIASLVGGGDLPEVPIVSAADARAPLAIGARDRFMATHWTTAQQLKRVLPLLARPRFFYMIQEFEPSFYAWSSNYALAMETLSLDFWPVFNERVLCDFFVRQKIGRFATDDRVDEQLVFEPAIERRMFHPRTGAARPGPKRLLFYARPSNTRNLFGLGLTALREATRSGVFAEGWEFLAIGGRGGVPEMALSGGHRLRPAPWFGYADYGQFLRDADVLLCPMLSPHTSYPVLEMVACGGVSVTNTFETKTRVMLEGISANILASAPTVETMTADIVAAGERVNRGEVVAAPPLMPQEWGETLDPVARRIVELFALPD
- a CDS encoding beta strand repeat-containing protein, giving the protein MSTSLTPTGFTAAPVVPQADGTGQIVGLNLQNTGSTVLAAQPTSFGETFMAGAVQPGDTLTATIGGQVYAVQMDAKTFNPDGSVAMAVLTVDAPALPPDSTTGAMISVGGTPAGIASPGADLASALNGYTLTATLAVTANAGGTTGTQQVNIGAAVAAALANGTATMWLNGSLAQEAIVSIPVTGSLRIEADVTAYANGKISADLQFNNDIAMSNAGGTITYSTTITQNGVVVSSQPSLTQYQYQDWSTTVGTAPAAGALNIQENIPYLEATGAVQNYDTQYGIGSGQISSEAAAIAAPGWNAPLGTDGITQYMPGPGGRGDIGPTTQSNADWLISQNATAAAYALGQAQEAGSVPWHFYDPTTNGAFLNTADSPGIWTDPRGNPGLTQVVSSSTGWQTDPAHMPDLSFDAYLQTGNVQYLEQLNAQASFAETDAYPPSNTRNDGQGLVVHGQQIRASAWALRELQEAAYANPAGSADKAYFTQMVNTNYSWLVSMIPTWTLEEGQAHGYLPGSYGTSGVLPPWQEDYFASSVIQGAEMGIQDAVTYLAWSSNFYVGRFFADAEGFNPKDAIVYNLTVVTGTNHGLNSGAPFYTTWAAIEQANEAAGDSNVAGSGMGSGWGQSQGDYGALALQTLAGVITVSTMNAANAATMGVYQYQAMQAFGWLLASGAPYISPNSTASTTPQFSIDPRLANGQLLSFGNVTISTDTTPTVLSPVDSTENALIYAGSGADTLVGGKGINLLFGGSGSDVIFGGPNGNDIFAGSGNETIVAGGGANYIQASSTALLTAGTGQDLFVIDTQASGTVTISGFNAALDRLDLVDASGGALSSLVSTVVGGAQTVAGGVVLKVSPTETVTIETVNGATVSAAWFDEQAQALGTVTGATSSIGGSGSTTGAGAPSVGGGSVPPVVTSPVVTSIAGGGFIAGDVSVGGSGSIEGGSGAATVTVGASGVTSIVGGGGAITVTGGAGSFQFLGGAGAAFINLQGTAGDGNVITGTGNTTINSGTGHDYIDISNASTTGSVVINGYSFVNNPINYLGFANNDYLRSAAFNASGGVLTLVDGQVIQLNYAEASTASGSVASQPSGTSIQVVTLDQSGQAYTGGAGPVILDDESGFNTITGGSGGLNLTDDKGHDLISTAANSKNVLNLASADTVQSTGADMITMAGGGVVSAAGGTLSFVGGTSTSTIFGGAGAMSLASGSGGLDVAAGSGAVSLVQGSGADQITAGGGNMTIGGGTGTLNFTDGGGTTLIDQVSGNGIINFRGGNVTIDQGSAADVLGFSSVNGGGSLTINNFNPMASNFNYGGLNVVGCSFGPTVDQLTLSDGTKITMNLAK
- a CDS encoding glycosyltransferase family 2 protein, which gives rise to MTPEDNSSDALVVIVLHYRGVDDTMACLASIFEDRAAPVRVLLVDNGSGDDIAARLQARFADVAVLTLPENRGWAGGNNEGIAWAMQRGAAFVCLLNNDTLIAPGSFTALLRRSREAHPCLVQPAIDYLDPAEGAQIDPAQWSGYAPLRAGDSVYALDFAYGACLMIPVSVFRMIGVFDERFFLQLEETDFYYRARRRGIPSLCDVGVRIRHAESRSFGGRVTPDKTYYLVRNSLLLAARNAVRPGIAIGVLRRAYWGVSARGALGEKPAAWRVLVWLLSGHDHACAARDGIRDFVFRRFGARRRW